A stretch of the Bremerella alba genome encodes the following:
- a CDS encoding bifunctional 4-hydroxy-2-oxoglutarate aldolase/2-dehydro-3-deoxy-phosphogluconate aldolase, with translation MAREATIQKISTTGIVAVIRADNGEILADVTQALVDGGVTAIEVTFTVPKAHKVLEYVADRFGDKIQLGAGTVLDAETARIAILAGADFIVSPIVDLPTIEISHRYDKAMMAGALTPTEVVKAWQAGSDVVKIFPSDLTGPSYLKSLKGPLPQVRMMPTGGVNLETAESFLKAGACALGVGGSLVEKSAIESGNMDRIHDLAKQYVEIVQRFRAQ, from the coding sequence ATGGCACGCGAAGCAACCATTCAAAAAATCTCGACCACAGGAATTGTCGCCGTCATCCGCGCGGACAATGGGGAAATCCTGGCAGATGTCACCCAGGCCCTGGTCGACGGAGGGGTAACGGCCATCGAAGTCACCTTTACCGTGCCCAAGGCCCACAAGGTCCTGGAATACGTTGCCGATCGTTTCGGAGACAAAATCCAACTCGGTGCCGGAACCGTACTCGATGCCGAAACAGCCCGCATCGCGATTCTCGCCGGGGCGGACTTCATTGTCTCGCCGATCGTCGACCTGCCGACCATTGAAATCAGCCATCGTTACGACAAAGCGATGATGGCCGGAGCACTAACCCCGACCGAAGTGGTAAAAGCCTGGCAAGCCGGATCCGATGTAGTGAAGATCTTCCCCTCGGACCTGACCGGACCAAGCTATCTGAAATCGCTGAAGGGCCCCCTGCCCCAAGTTCGCATGATGCCGACCGGCGGCGTCAACTTAGAGACGGCCGAGTCGTTTCTTAAAGCCGGCGCCTGTGCTTTGGGGGTTGGTGGGTCGTTGGTCGAAAAGTCTGCGATTGAATCAGGCAACATGGACCGCATTCACGACCTAGCCAAACAATATGTCGAGATCGTCCAGCGATTCCGGGCACAATAG
- a CDS encoding DUF1559 family PulG-like putative transporter, whose product MPISFACPHCGTQMEVLDRFAGQTGPCAVCAKTITIPGSVSPAADQNHARGNTKRSSDDNSGVALGTLIGILGGSVACFSVIFLTLVLIFQVAIPAANQMRTDSLNRASLNRIERITQALNAYHDLHGSYPPAYFTDDKGKPSHSWRVMILPQLDRNDLYEQYNFDEPWTSPANITVTTQMPDVYRSETDNSAQAISTNFAAVVGKRTMFPHAKSTTRSQAIDDPSTVLLIVELHGLGFDWTDPTENYDLDSPQGTMIIDNNRQSSTSNGSMLTGNMGVMNEDTYHADEATSVTLLQSMATRSGSEDIGYEMDMLDQP is encoded by the coding sequence ATGCCCATCTCGTTTGCTTGCCCTCATTGCGGGACCCAAATGGAGGTCCTCGACCGCTTTGCCGGCCAAACCGGGCCATGCGCCGTGTGCGCTAAGACAATCACTATTCCCGGTAGCGTCAGCCCAGCTGCCGACCAAAACCACGCACGCGGGAACACCAAACGCTCGTCCGACGATAACAGCGGCGTGGCCTTGGGTACGCTGATCGGAATTCTAGGAGGCTCGGTCGCTTGCTTCTCGGTGATCTTCCTGACCCTGGTGTTGATCTTTCAGGTGGCCATACCGGCTGCGAACCAGATGCGAACGGACAGTTTAAACCGGGCTTCACTGAACAGGATCGAACGCATCACCCAGGCCCTTAATGCTTATCATGATCTGCACGGATCGTACCCGCCTGCCTATTTCACCGACGATAAGGGAAAGCCAAGTCACTCGTGGCGGGTCATGATATTGCCGCAACTGGATCGCAACGATCTCTACGAGCAGTACAATTTCGATGAGCCGTGGACGTCGCCGGCAAACATCACTGTGACGACTCAGATGCCAGACGTCTATCGCAGCGAAACAGACAATTCGGCCCAAGCCATCTCTACCAACTTCGCCGCCGTGGTGGGTAAGCGGACGATGTTTCCGCATGCAAAGTCGACGACCCGGTCTCAGGCAATCGACGACCCGAGCACCGTGTTATTGATTGTCGAACTTCATGGACTCGGTTTCGACTGGACCGATCCGACCGAGAACTACGACCTCGATAGCCCGCAAGGAACGATGATTATCGACAACAATCGGCAATCTTCGACGTCGAACGGTTCGATGCTGACGGGCAACATGGGCGTGATGAACGAGGATACGTACCACGCCGACGAAGCGACTTCGGTCACCCTTCTGCAAAGCATGGCGACGCGAAGTGGTAGCGAAGATATTGGCTACGAGATGGACATGCTCGACCAGCCGTGA